AGGGTTCCCTGCTGCTCGACGACCTGCTGCTCGCGTCGCTCGAGTGCCGACACCTGCTTTTCGAATTCGCCCTGGCGGGCTTCGAGTGCTTCGAGCGACTGCTGGAACGTGTGGCGGTCGCTTTCGAGAAGCGAAGCGGCCTGGTCGTGCTGCTCGCGATCGCTCTGCAGCGCCGCCAACTCGCGCGCGAACTTCTCGCGCGCGCTTTCGAAATCGTTCTCTGCGGCCGCGAGCTTCTGGCGGTCGGCGTCGAGCTCGATGATGTTCTGCTCGTACGCGCGACGCTGTTCGGCAAGCTCACGCTCGAGCCCGTTCAGCTGCTCGCCGCGGCCGTCGAGCGCGATCTTGCGCTGCGTCTGCTCGGCATCGCGACGGCGGATTTCCTCCGCGCGGCGCTTGAGGTCGTCGGCCTCGACCTGGAACGTCGCGCTCAGCTGCCGGATCCTGTCCTCGAGCCCTTCGTAACGCTTCTCGCGTTCGGTGAGGTCGAGCTCGCGCTTTTCATATTCGTCGCAGAGCGCCGCCTGCTCGCGCTCGAGACGCTCACGCTGGTCGGAGACCTTGGCATGCTGATCCGTCAGCACTTCGCGACACGTCTCCAGCACGTCGGCGCGCGCCTGAAGCATCGCGCGGATCGACTGCACCGAGTCGAGAATGTCCTTGCCCATGCGGGCGAGCTTCGGAAGATCCGGCGACTCGAGGTCGTCGGCGTTCAGCTGCGGATCGAGCTCTACGGGATTTACTCCGGCCATGTTCACTTCCTTCGCCACCACGAAGACTTGTCGTCTCTGGACTGCTGAGGCTGGGCCGCCATCGCTTCGGCGTGTCCCTGCCTGGCTTTTTCAATGAGCTTTTCGATTGCGGTATCCGGATCGAGGCGGCGCAGGAGACGAACGCGCCGTGCGATCGCATCCTCGAGATTCGAAAGCAGTGCTTCTTCGGCTGCGGCTTTCTGCGCGCGCTCTTCCGGCGTAGGCCCTTCGGTCAGTGTCTGGCGCACCGCTTTCGGCGCTCGCGATGCACGCACGGAAGATTTCTTCGGTCCCGACGCGCTCGTATCGGTCGGATTCCACGTGGGCCACGCCTGCGGTCCGTTCGTATTGGTCGGCGGAGCCTCCGGCCAGTTTCCGCTCGGTGCGGTCGGCCACGCAACCGTGCTCGGCTGCTGCGCCGAAGCACCCGAGCTGATGCCGTGGCCGCCGAACGGCGACGGCGGCTGCGACTGCGGCCATTCGCTACCGGAAGACGGAGGACGCGAATCCTGGAATGCAGCCGGTGCAGAAGGCGCCCATGCCGAAGATGGAGCTGGTGGTGCCTGTGTCCACGGAGACGGCGCAGGCACGTCGGGAACGGGTTGCAGCGGATCGCTCCACGCCGCCGCATCTGCCTCGGTTACCGGCGGTGCAGCCCATTGCGGAAGCGGCGCGGCGCTCGGCATGTGCGCTGCGGCTGCGAGAGCAGCAAGAGGCGGTGGAGCAGCAGCAAGCGGCGGTGAAGCAGGAGCAGCACCAGTTGCAACGTTGTCGTAAAGAGCCTGCGACGGTCGCGATGCGGGACGCACCGCGAACGCGCTGCGGAGTTGCGCATGCGCACTCTTGAGTGCATCGGTCCACTCGAAGAGCTTCACGTCGAGCTCGGCGATTGCCTTCTCGATGAGTCCGTCATCCGACGGTGGCTGCGCGTTGCGCAGAAGATCTGCTGCAGTCATTCGAAATCCCCGGCGATGCTTTTCGTACGCGAGGACGTGTCGAAAGAAGATGTGGCGGACTACGCCTTGCTCCCCGGCACGACCCCTCCCCGTGCTGCGGCCGAGTATGAGACTTCGGCGCAGCGATAGAAACCCAATTCGCACACTTTTTTGGCTTTTGGTGCGGGCACTTTCCCGCTGTTTTTCCCGATGTGTGCGGCGGTTCTCGTGCCGCGACCTGTCATTCGCGTCCGGCCGCTGGTCTCCGTTAAGATGGCCCATGCCCGGTAGCAGTTTTGGCCACGCACTAAGGATTACGACCGCGGGCGAGAGCCACGGTCCCGCAAACGTCGTCATACTCGACGGCGTTCCTCCCGGTCTCGCCCTTTCGGTCGAAGACCTGCTCGTCGATCTCGACCGCCGTCGGCCGGGGCAGAGCCGCATCGTCACGCAGCGGCGAGAATCCGATACGCCTCAGATCCTGTCCGGCGTGTTCGAAGGAACGACGACCGGGACTTCGCTCGCGATCCTCATTCCGAACGAAGACCAGCGAAGCCGCGACTACGATGAAATCAAGAACCTTTACCGGCCGGGCCACGCCGACTTCACGTTCGACGCGAAGTACGGAGTTCGCGATTACCGCGGCGGCGGGCGGTCGAGCGCACGGGAAACCAACGTGCGCGTCGCTGCCGGAGTAGTCGCCAAAAAGATCCTCGAGCAGGCCTGCGGCGGCCGCGTCGTCGGCTACGTGGTCCAGGTCGGCGACATCCGGGCGAGAATCGCGTCACCGGCGGCGGTGACGCTGGACGACGTCGAAAAGCTTGCCGACGGCAGCGCGAACATCGTGCGATGCCCGGACCGCGCCGCCGCCGAGCGCATGATCGCGCTGATCGACCAGGTCCGGAAAGAGCAGGATTCCGTCGGCGGCATCGCCGAGATCGTCGCGACCGGCATTCCGGCCGGGCTCGGCGAACCGGTCTTCGACAAGCTCAAGGCCGATCTCGCCAAAGCGATCCTCAGCCTGCCGGCGGTCATGTCGTTCGAATACGGAGATGGAATCGCGGTCGCGACCGCGCGCGGCAGCCAGAACAACGATGTCTTCGAGCCGAATCCGGAGACAGCCGGAGCACCGGTCCGTACCCGGACCAATCGCCATGGCGGCATGCTCGGCGGCATCAGCAGCGGGATGCCGATCGTGGTGCGCGCCGCGGTCAAGCCGACGAGCAGCCTGCCGCTCGAGCAGGAAACCGTCGATCGCAGCGGCGATGCGGCGACGATCCGCACAAAGGGTCGACACGACCCTTGCCTGCTGCCGCGCTTCGTCCCGATGGCCGAAGCGATGGTCGCGCTCGTCCTCGCGGATCATCTCCTCCGCTGGAAAGCACAGACGTTGTTCCCTGGTCGCTAGGGCGTCTGTTCATAAGGGCCCATCTGCTTCGTTGGATTCCGGCTTCGTTCGGTCGACGTACGGGAAGTACGACTCCCTCTCTACGCCGGAATCCGCCTCGCATCTGGACCCTTCTGAACAGCCGCCGTGTGTTAACGGGAAGATTTTACGTGCGCTGCGTCGGCGATGGCTTTGGGGTCGCAGCCGGAGACGGCGGCTTTCATTCCGAGCGAGTCGGCCTGGCTGGCCTGACCGGCTGCGGCGCGTGCTCGAATTTCTGCAAGCAACGCATCGCATGTTGCACTGGAACCACGCGGCGGTGCTTCGTAAGTTGGTGCAGGCGGCCTGGCGGCCGTTGCCGGTCCCCGCGGATAATCGGTGCCCGCTCGCGGCGGCTCGGTTTCCCGTTCCCCGGCGCGCGGCAATGCATTTTCGCCGCCGGGCGCGAGGTCGGCTCCGCCACGCGGCAGCGGTTCTTCAGAGCTCGGCGGCGCCGGCGGCGCCGCGTTGCCCGGGAACGGCGGAGCCGGCGGCACTTCGTTTCCGATTGGAGGCACGGCGCTGTCCGGCACGAAGAATCCGCGCGCGACGCTGACCACCGGCGCGCCGTCCACACAGTTCCTGCGCCCGTCATCCCAGCGGCGACCGCCGGGGCAGCGGCATTCGAATTCGGTCCCGGACGGCGACAGCACCGGCAGCGTTCCAGGCCATTCCCTCAGGCAGTCCTCGGCGCCGTCGACCATCGGCGCGCGGCAGGCGGTCGCCTGCGAATCCCACATCAGCGGCGGGATGCAGACGCAGCGATAACCGCCGCCGGACGTGAACAGCGGCTGCGAGCCCGGCCACACGGTGCCGCAGAACTCGCCGGCCGCATGCTCCTTGGGCAGGCATGCGTCGCCGCGCAGGTTCCACCACAGGCCCTGTGCGCACAGGCACGTTCCGGTGGCTTCGTCGTAAACGGACGCCGGCCAGCGCGAACAGTCGTGGGGTGCGGCCGGTAGCGGGGCGTTGGCCGGCTGGGCCATCGCGGCCGGCTGGTGCATCGAGTGCACAGCCACGACCAAAGCGGCGACGAGCGCACCGCGGAGCAGGTTGTTCATGAACGTCCGTCCTCCTCGAAAGGATCCTCGTCCGCCGCGGCTTCCTGGATGGCTTCGAGCTGGCCGACCCAGAAACGGTCGCTGCCGAAGTCGGTGAACGTGCGCGGGAACGCCGCGTCTTCCCAGCGCCGCGCGATCCACGCGCAGAAATGCACGAGCCTCAGCACGCGCAGCGGCTCGACCAGGCGCAGCGACAGACGGTCGAAGTCGCGCATCTCTTCATAGCCTTCGACGATCGCCGTGCGCCGCTTGCGCGCCCACGTGTCGCGGCCGGCCGACAGCAGCCACAGGTCCTGCACGCACGGGCCGACCAGCATGTCGTCGAAATCGACGAGCATCGCCCCTTCGTCGCCCCACAGCACGTTGCCGAGATGACAGTCGCCGTGGATCGGCTGCACGTCGGTGTCCTCGAACCACGGCTCGGCGCGATCGCAGACGCGCTCGACCAGGCTGCGGTAGCGATCGCGATAGGCCGCCGGCACCACGCCCGAATCGATCAGGAAGTCGAGATTCTCGCGTCCGTACGTGTTGACGTCGAGGCGAAGACGCGAGTCGGCCGTACGCGATGCGCCGACCGCGTGCACGCGCGCAATCAGCCGTCCGAGCTGCGTCGCTTCGTCTTCGCTGATCTCGTCGCGGAGTCGCCCGCGCGCTCGCGGGAAGACGGTGAAAAAAATTCCGAGATCGTCGATGTGTCCGAGCGTGCGGTCGCCGTCAAAACGCTCGGGAGCGACGACCGGAATCTCGCGTTCGGCGAGATCGAGAAGGAAATCGTGCTCGGCCTGGATCTGTTCGCGCGACCAGCGGCCCGGCCGGTAGAACTTGACGACGCGGAAGCGGTCACTCGGAGAAGCAGTCGGATCGTCGAGCTCGATCTCGACGTCGTAGACGCGGTTCTCGAGACTGTTGAGCGCGAGGCAGCGGCCGGTGCACTCGAAGCCTTCGCTTTCGACGGCTTCGAGGATGCGCTCCGGCGTCAGTCCGTGGAAGAAGCGCGTCTCCGACCCGTCTTCGAGCCTGGAGCTTCCTCGTGCGCGCGCCTTCATTGCAGGCGCGTTCTTGTTCTTCCTGCCGCGAGGCACAAGCGCGCGTCCAGCCGACGCGCCTGCCGGTGCGGCTTTGTCGAAAGTCACCCGGCGGCTCCGGCGACCGCGAGCACCAGCGCCGGTTCGCGATCGTCGTACGCGAGGATCGACCCGAGGCGCCGCTCGATCACCGAAACATCGACGCCGCAGCGCCGCGCGTAGTCCTCGACCTGGTCGCGCGCGATTTTTCCGATGCCGAAATACGCCGAGTCCGGATGCGAGAAGTAATAACCGCTCACCGCGGCCGTCGGCAGCATGGCGTACGACTCGGTCAGCGTGATGCCCGCATTGGCCGTCGCATCGAGCAGCTCGAACAGTGCCGGCTTTTCCGAATGGTCGGGACACGCCGGATAACCGGGAGCCGGACGGATGCCGCGGTAGCGCTCGGCAATCAGCCCCTCGTTGTCGATCTTTTCGTCGGCCGCGTATCCCCACAGCTCGGTTCGCGCGCGCTGGTGCAGACGTTCGGCGAGAGCTTCGGCCAGGCGATCCGCGAGCGCCTTGCAGAGGATGGCCGAGTAATCGTCGTGGTTCTTCTCGTACTCGGCGACGATCGCGTCGAGGCCGATGCCGGCCGTTACCGCGAAGCCTCCGACCCAGTCCTTCACCCCGCTCGACTTCGGTGCGACGAGATCGGCGAGACACAGGTTCGGACGTCCGGGCGGCTTGGCGATCTGCTGGCGCAGGAAGCGGACCGGCGTGCGCACGCGCGTGCGGGCTTCGTCGGTGTAAATCTCGAGATCGTCCCCGACCGACGCCGCCGGCCAGAATCCGGCCACTGCGCGTGCCCGCAGGCGCCGCTCGCCGACCAGCTTCGCAAGCATTTCCTGCGCGTCTTTCCACAGGCCGCGCGCGGCCTCGCCGACGACGGGATCGTCGAGCAGCTTCGGATAACGGCCCGAAAGCTCCCACGTCTGGAAGAACGGGGTCCAGTCGATGTACCCGACGAGCTCTTCGAGCGGGTAATCCTCGAATACGGTGAGCCCCGGCTTCTTCGGAGCGGGCGGATGGTAGGCCTGCCAGTCGGTCTTCTGCGAATTCGCGCGCGCCGCCGCGAGCGCAACGTTGCGCACGGCCTGCTGGCGAGCGCCGTAGGTCTCGCGAACCTGGGCGTATTCCTTGCGCGTGGCGACGACGAGCGGCTCGCGAAGCCCCGGGCTCGTCAGCGACGTCGCTACGCCGACTCCGCGCGACGCATCGAGCACGTGCAGCACCGGACCGCTGTAGTGCGGCTCGATCTTGACGGCCGTGTGCACTTTGGACGTCGTCGCGCCGCCGATCAGCAGCGGCAGCGAGAACCCCTGGCGCTCCATCTCGCGCGCGACGTGGCTCATCTCTTCGAGCGACGGCGTGATCAGCCCCGACAGGCCGATGATGTCGCACTCGTGCTCGCGCGCGGCCGCAAGGATGCGCTCGGACGACACCATCACGCCGAGATCGAAGACCTCGAAGTTGTTGCACTGGAGCACGACGCCGACGATGTTCTTGCCGATGTCGTGCACGTCGCCCTTGACCGTCGCGAGCAGCACCCTGCCCTTCGACGACTGCGCGCCGTCGGCCTTGAGCGCTTCGAGATACGGGATCAGGTGCGCAACAGCCTTCTTCATCACGCGCGCGCTCTTGACGACCTGCGGAAGGAACATCTTGCCGGCGCCGAACAGGTCGCCGACGACGTTCATTCCGGCCATGAGCGGCCCTTCGATGACTTCGAGCGGATGCTTCGCGGCAGCGCGCGCTTCCTCGGTGTCCTCGACGACGAAGTCGGCGACGCCCTGCACGAGCGCATGCCGCAGGCGGTCCGCCACGGGCGCTTCGCGCCACGACAGGTCCTGGCCCTTGGCGCCGGCCGTGCCCTTGTAGCCTTCGGCGAAATTCGTCAGCCGCTCGGTGGCGTCTTCGCGCCGGTTGAACAGCACGTCCTCGACGAGCCCGAGCAGGTGCTTGTCGATGTTCTCGTAAACCGGCATCGCGCCGGCGTTGACGATGCCCATCGTCATGCCGGCCTTGATCGCGTGATAGAGGAACGCCGAATGGATCGCTTCGCGCACCGGGTTGTTGCCGCGGAACGAGAACGACACGTTGCTGACGCCGCCGCTCGTCATCGCGTGCGGAAGCGTCTCGTGGATGTACTCGACCGCCTCGAAGTAATCGATTGCGTAACGCGCGTGCTCCTCGATGCCGGTGCCGACCGGGAAGATGTTCGGATCGAAGATGATGTCTTCCGGCGGGAAGCCGGCCTTCTCCGTGAGGAGCCGGTACGCGCGCGTGCACATCTCGATCTTTCGCGCGGCGGTGTCCGCCTGCCCGATTTCATCGAACGCCATGACGATCACGGCGGCGCCGTAACGGCGCACCTTGCGGGCGTGCTCGAGGAACGCTTCCTCGCCTTCCTTCATGCTGATCGAGTTGACGACGCCTTTGCCCTGCACGCAGCGTAGCCCCGCCTCGATGACGCTCCATTTCGACGAATCGACCATGATCGGCACGCGCGCCACCGACGGCTCGCACGCGATCATGCGCAGGAACGTCGTCATGGCCTTCTCGGAATCGAGCAGGCCTTCGTCCATGTTCACGTCGATCATCTGCGCGCCGGCTTCGACCTGCTGGCGCGCGACCTCGATCGCCGATTCGTAGTCGCCGGCGAGAATCAGGTCGGAGAACTTCTTGCTGCCGGTCACGTTGGTGCGCTCGCCGACGTTGACGAACAGCGAGTCGGGGCCGATCTCGAGCGGCTCGAGACCGGACAGGCGGCAGCGCGTCTCGAGCTCCGGAATCCGTCTCGGCGGAACGCCGCGAACGGCGTCGGCGATCGCCGCGATGTGCGCAGGCGTCGTGCCGCAGCAACCGCCGACGATGTTGAGGAAGCCCGACTCGGCCCACTCGCGGATCTTCGGCGCCATGATCTCGGGCGTCTCGTCGAACTCACTGAACACGTTCGGCAGGCCGGCGTTCGGATGTGCACTGACGAGCGTATCGGCGACGCGGGAGATTTCCTCGACGTGTGCGCGCAGCTGATCGGGGCCGAGCGCGCAGTTGAGCCCGATCGAGATCGGCTGCGAATGGCGCACCGAGTAGCAGAACGCGGCCGGCGTCTGGCCGGACAGCGTTCGCCCGCTCGCGTCGGTGATGGTTCCCGAGATCATCAGCGGAAGCCTCACGCCGCGCTTTTCGAAGACCTCTTCGATCGCGTACAGGGCAGCCTTCGCGTTGAGCGTGTCGAAGATCGTCTCGACCATCAGGATGTCGGCGCCGCCTTCGATCAGGGCGTCGGCAGCTTCGATGTAGGCTTCGACGAGCTCCTCGTACGTGACGTTGCGGAACGACGAGTCCGAGACGTTGGGCGACATCGACGCGGTACGGTTGGTTGGACCGAGCACGCCGGCCACGAAGCATGTCCGCCCGGGACTGCGCGCGGCAACGTTGGCGGCGGCCTCGCGCGCGACCTCGGCACCGCGGCGGTTGAGCTCGTAGACCAGCGACTCGGCCCTGTAGTCGGCCTGCGAGATGCTCGTCGAGTTGAACGTGTTGGTCTCGACGATGTCGGCGCCCGCGTCGAAATACGCCTCGTGAATCGCGCGCACGATGTCGGGCCGCACGAGCGTCAGCAGGTCGTTGTTGCCCTTGAGATCGCACGGCCAGTCGGTGAAGCGCTCGCCGCGAAAATCGGCTTCCTCCAGGCCGTAGCTCTGGATCATCGTACCCATTGCACCGTCGAGCACGAGGATGCGCTCGCCGAGCAGCTCGGCGAAGTGGCGGGCACGGGGACTCCAGCGATGGTCGATGCGAACGGTCATTGGTCAGCCTTTGTCGTACTCCGTTGTCGCCGTGTCATGTGCGCCACACGCGATGACGGGAACTGGGTGTTTTAGCACGTCTGGTGGTCGTTGCGACCATTGCCAATCCGGCCGCTCCTGAACGTCGACACTGCGACGGGCCCGGCCTGGCACGCGTTGCCCCGCGATCCGGGTCGAGCACGCGCCGGCTCGTGCATCGTAGACGGCCGCGCCACCCCTGCGCGATTCGCGTGATCACGCGTACGATGGAAAGCTCCCGCTCCGACGCGGCAGCCGCGTCCCGCAGGAGGTCGTGATGATCATCGAAATCGAGCCCATCGGATACGTACGCGGCGGCCGGGCCGAGGCCATTGACGACGACTGGGGCAAGGTGAAGGCTCGCATCGAGCTCGATGCGTCGCGCTTCGCGCCCGAGTCACTCGCGGGACTCGAGGATTTCTCTCACCTCGTGATCGTCTACCACTTTCACCTCGCCGATCCGCTCAAGGTCGAGCTCACGGCGCGTCGCCCGCGCAACAATCCCGACTGGCCGAAGGTGGGTATTTTCGCGCAGCGCGGGAAGAACCGGCCGAACCACCTCGGCGTTTCGACCTGCGCGATACTCGGAGTCGAGGGAACCAGCATCCTCGTGCAGGGTCTCGACGCGATCGACGGCACGCCGGTACTCGATCTCAAGCCGTACTTCCGCGAGTTCGAGCCGCGCAACGTCGTACGCGAGCCGGCGTGGGTAGCCGAGCTGATGGCACAGTACTGGTGATGCTGGCCCGCAGGATCGCGTAGATCGTCATTCATCCCCGGATTCCGCGGATCGTCACGTTACGACCTCACCACCGTGGCGAAGCCGTCGGAGATGCCGCTCGCCCGCCCGCTGTTGCCAAATATATCGTCTCGTTGTATATCTTTCGTCGCATTCACTCATGCCCGTCAAACAGCATTTCGTCGCGCTGTCGGAATTTCGACATCGCCTGACAAAATTCCTGCGCTTCAGCGAGGACCTCTGTCGCGGGCAGGATGTCAGTCCGGCACAGTATCTTCTGCTGCTGCACCTTCACGGCTATCCGGACCGCGACTGGGCCACCGTCGGAGAACTGGCTACGCGGCTGCAGGCGAGCCATCAATCGACGGTGGCGCTGGTTCAGCGCTGCGAACGCAAAGGCTGGGTCACCAAGCGGAGCAGCCCCGACGATGCGCGTGTCATCCGTGTCAGCCTGACCGCGCGTGGCCGTGCAAAGATCGAACGAATCGCGATGCTGCACCGTGACGAGCTCCACCGTCTCGGGCACGTCCTCAGCGAAGCCCGGGCGTTGGGATTACTCTCGGTCGCACCCAAAGCCCGCTGATTCGTCCGTGCACAAGCGCGATTTTTCGGCCAACAACCGCCTGCTGCTGCTTTCGGTGTTCGCGCTCGCCATAGGCGTGATCAGCAGCATCGGGGCGTGGGCGCTGCTCGCGACGATTCGTTTTTTCACGAATCTTTTCTTCTATCAGACGATCTCGCTGGTGGCGCGTTCGCCGGCCGACAACCGTCTCGGCGTGTGGGTGGTCCTTGTTCCCGTCGCCGGCGGCCTCGTCGTCGGCCTCATGGCCCGATTCGGCAGCGAGAAGATTCGCGGACACGGCATTCCCGAAGCACTCGAGGCGATCCTGTTCGGCAAGAGCCGCATGTCGCCGATGGTTGCGGCGCTCAAGCCGCTGGCGTCCGGTATCGTCATCGGCAGCGGCGGGCCGTTCGGTGCCGAAGGTCCCATCATCATGACCGGCGGCGCGGCGGCATCGCTGCTCGCGCAGGCGTTTCACCTGAGCTCGGTCGAACGCAAGGCGCTGCTGGTGGCGGGCGCCTGCGCCGGCATGACCGCGGTGTTCGGAACGCCGCTTGCGGCAGTGCTTCTTGCCGTCGAGCTCCTTCTGTTCGAACTGCGACCGCGCAGCCTGCTGCCGGTCGCGCTGGCTTGCGCGGTCGCCGGCTTTCTCCGTCCGGTCTGGGCCGATGCAGGGCCATTGTTTCCCCTCGCAACGGCCGAGCCGACTTCCATTGCAATGCTTTCGTGCATCATCGTCGGCCTCGCGTCGGGTCTGGTTTCCTCCGCAATGACGATGGCGCTGTATCGGATCGAGGACGGCTTCGCGCGGCTGCCGGTCCACTGGATGTGGTGGCCGGCGCTCGGCGGCATCGCCGTCGGTCTCGGCGGCCTGATCGAACCGCGTGCGCTCGGCGTCGGCTACGACGTCATCGGCGACCTGCTGGCAAACCGGTTGCTGCTTTCGACGGTGGTGCCGCTGCTGCTGGTCAAGATCGTCATCTGGGCAATCGCGCTGGGCTCCGGCACGTCGGGCGGAGTGCTCGCACCGCTGCTGATGATCGGTGCCGGCGTCGGATGCGTTCTCGCGCCGTGGCTGCCGGGCGGCGATCCCGGCCTCTGGGCGCTCGTCGGCATGTCGGCCACACTCGGCGGAACGATGCGGACACCGCTGACCGCCGTCGTATTCGCGTTCGGTCTCACGCACGACGCAAATGCGTTCCTGCCGACACTGCTCGGCTGTGTGGTCGCGTACGGTTTTTCGGTCATCGTCATGCCGCGCTCGATTCTCACGGAAAAGATCGCGCGCCGAGGCCATCACGTGTACCGCGAGTACGGCGTGGATCCGCTCGAGCGCCAGTTCGTCGATGAAGTCATGACGCAGGATGTGATTGCCATCCCGGCCGACCT
The genomic region above belongs to Candidatus Limnocylindrales bacterium and contains:
- a CDS encoding serine/threonine protein kinase, which translates into the protein MTFDKAAPAGASAGRALVPRGRKNKNAPAMKARARGSSRLEDGSETRFFHGLTPERILEAVESEGFECTGRCLALNSLENRVYDVEIELDDPTASPSDRFRVVKFYRPGRWSREQIQAEHDFLLDLAEREIPVVAPERFDGDRTLGHIDDLGIFFTVFPRARGRLRDEISEDEATQLGRLIARVHAVGASRTADSRLRLDVNTYGRENLDFLIDSGVVPAAYRDRYRSLVERVCDRAEPWFEDTDVQPIHGDCHLGNVLWGDEGAMLVDFDDMLVGPCVQDLWLLSAGRDTWARKRRTAIVEGYEEMRDFDRLSLRLVEPLRVLRLVHFCAWIARRWEDAAFPRTFTDFGSDRFWVGQLEAIQEAAADEDPFEEDGRS
- a CDS encoding chloride channel protein — protein: MHKRDFSANNRLLLLSVFALAIGVISSIGAWALLATIRFFTNLFFYQTISLVARSPADNRLGVWVVLVPVAGGLVVGLMARFGSEKIRGHGIPEALEAILFGKSRMSPMVAALKPLASGIVIGSGGPFGAEGPIIMTGGAAASLLAQAFHLSSVERKALLVAGACAGMTAVFGTPLAAVLLAVELLLFELRPRSLLPVALACAVAGFLRPVWADAGPLFPLATAEPTSIAMLSCIIVGLASGLVSSAMTMALYRIEDGFARLPVHWMWWPALGGIAVGLGGLIEPRALGVGYDVIGDLLANRLLLSTVVPLLLVKIVIWAIALGSGTSGGVLAPLLMIGAGVGCVLAPWLPGGDPGLWALVGMSATLGGTMRTPLTAVVFAFGLTHDANAFLPTLLGCVVAYGFSVIVMPRSILTEKIARRGHHVYREYGVDPLERQFVDEVMTQDVIAIPADLTVSAVLADYFGAGQRHRAYPLVAGQQFVGLIDREALQDLPPGSLHDAAGNLLAKVSSDYALPGETCRSVALRMAAHDLERLAVVDSIDSRRLVGIVSRSDLLKPSRQLHDDEIRRERFL
- a CDS encoding MarR family transcriptional regulator, with the protein product MPVKQHFVALSEFRHRLTKFLRFSEDLCRGQDVSPAQYLLLLHLHGYPDRDWATVGELATRLQASHQSTVALVQRCERKGWVTKRSSPDDARVIRVSLTARGRAKIERIAMLHRDELHRLGHVLSEARALGLLSVAPKAR
- a CDS encoding SAM-dependent methyltransferase, which translates into the protein MIIEIEPIGYVRGGRAEAIDDDWGKVKARIELDASRFAPESLAGLEDFSHLVIVYHFHLADPLKVELTARRPRNNPDWPKVGIFAQRGKNRPNHLGVSTCAILGVEGTSILVQGLDAIDGTPVLDLKPYFREFEPRNVVREPAWVAELMAQYW
- the aroC gene encoding chorismate synthase, translating into MPGSSFGHALRITTAGESHGPANVVILDGVPPGLALSVEDLLVDLDRRRPGQSRIVTQRRESDTPQILSGVFEGTTTGTSLAILIPNEDQRSRDYDEIKNLYRPGHADFTFDAKYGVRDYRGGGRSSARETNVRVAAGVVAKKILEQACGGRVVGYVVQVGDIRARIASPAAVTLDDVEKLADGSANIVRCPDRAAAERMIALIDQVRKEQDSVGGIAEIVATGIPAGLGEPVFDKLKADLAKAILSLPAVMSFEYGDGIAVATARGSQNNDVFEPNPETAGAPVRTRTNRHGGMLGGISSGMPIVVRAAVKPTSSLPLEQETVDRSGDAATIRTKGRHDPCLLPRFVPMAEAMVALVLADHLLRWKAQTLFPGR
- the metH gene encoding methionine synthase, which produces MTVRIDHRWSPRARHFAELLGERILVLDGAMGTMIQSYGLEEADFRGERFTDWPCDLKGNNDLLTLVRPDIVRAIHEAYFDAGADIVETNTFNSTSISQADYRAESLVYELNRRGAEVAREAAANVAARSPGRTCFVAGVLGPTNRTASMSPNVSDSSFRNVTYEELVEAYIEAADALIEGGADILMVETIFDTLNAKAALYAIEEVFEKRGVRLPLMISGTITDASGRTLSGQTPAAFCYSVRHSQPISIGLNCALGPDQLRAHVEEISRVADTLVSAHPNAGLPNVFSEFDETPEIMAPKIREWAESGFLNIVGGCCGTTPAHIAAIADAVRGVPPRRIPELETRCRLSGLEPLEIGPDSLFVNVGERTNVTGSKKFSDLILAGDYESAIEVARQQVEAGAQMIDVNMDEGLLDSEKAMTTFLRMIACEPSVARVPIMVDSSKWSVIEAGLRCVQGKGVVNSISMKEGEEAFLEHARKVRRYGAAVIVMAFDEIGQADTAARKIEMCTRAYRLLTEKAGFPPEDIIFDPNIFPVGTGIEEHARYAIDYFEAVEYIHETLPHAMTSGGVSNVSFSFRGNNPVREAIHSAFLYHAIKAGMTMGIVNAGAMPVYENIDKHLLGLVEDVLFNRREDATERLTNFAEGYKGTAGAKGQDLSWREAPVADRLRHALVQGVADFVVEDTEEARAAAKHPLEVIEGPLMAGMNVVGDLFGAGKMFLPQVVKSARVMKKAVAHLIPYLEALKADGAQSSKGRVLLATVKGDVHDIGKNIVGVVLQCNNFEVFDLGVMVSSERILAAAREHECDIIGLSGLITPSLEEMSHVAREMERQGFSLPLLIGGATTSKVHTAVKIEPHYSGPVLHVLDASRGVGVATSLTSPGLREPLVVATRKEYAQVRETYGARQQAVRNVALAAARANSQKTDWQAYHPPAPKKPGLTVFEDYPLEELVGYIDWTPFFQTWELSGRYPKLLDDPVVGEAARGLWKDAQEMLAKLVGERRLRARAVAGFWPAASVGDDLEIYTDEARTRVRTPVRFLRQQIAKPPGRPNLCLADLVAPKSSGVKDWVGGFAVTAGIGLDAIVAEYEKNHDDYSAILCKALADRLAEALAERLHQRARTELWGYAADEKIDNEGLIAERYRGIRPAPGYPACPDHSEKPALFELLDATANAGITLTESYAMLPTAAVSGYYFSHPDSAYFGIGKIARDQVEDYARRCGVDVSVIERRLGSILAYDDREPALVLAVAGAAG